One window from the genome of Falco peregrinus isolate bFalPer1 chromosome 15, bFalPer1.pri, whole genome shotgun sequence encodes:
- the LOC101916542 gene encoding T-cell surface glycoprotein CD3 gamma chain, with the protein MRRGRALGAWVLVASLAVVSWGVRGQKVKVKEASGKVFLHCETSSRGPIIWLKNGDMIANATQLDLGTAYDDPRGTYACEIENGKTSPPFQVHYRMCQNCIEVDAPTISGIVVADVVATIFLAVAVYCITGQDKGRMSRASDRQNLIANEQLYQPLGERDDEQYSQLAPAKARK; encoded by the exons ATGCGGAGGGGAAGGGCCCTGGGTGCCTGGGTGCTCGTTGCCAGCCTGGCCGTGGTGAGCTGGGGGGTCCGAG gaCAGAAAGTAAAGGTGAAAGAAGCCAGTGGGAAGGTGTTCCTGCACTGTGAAACAAGCAGCCGAGGTCCAATCATCTGGCTGAAAAATGGGGATATGATAGCAAACGCAACCCAGCTGGATTTGGGTACAGCGTATGACGATCCCAGAGGCACTTATGCATGTGaaatagaaaatggaaagaCAAGTCCCCCCTTCCAGGTGCACTATCGAA TGTGCCAGAACTGCATCGAAGTGGATGCTCCCACCATCTCGGGGATCGTAGTCGCAGATGTGGTTGCCACCATCTTCCTGGCAGTTGCCGTGTATTGCATCACTGGCCAGGACAAGGGACGCATGTCACGAG CTTCTGACAGGCAGAACCTGATTGCCAACGAGCAGCTTTACCAG ccCCTGGGCGAGCGGGATGATGAACAGTACAGCCAGCTGGCACCTGCCAAGGCCCGAAAGTGA